In Saccharomonospora marina XMU15, one genomic interval encodes:
- a CDS encoding phosphatidylserine decarboxylase translates to MSSNSLGHAVRLARETLPPMHPAGRPFVLGAAAATLVLRRYSRPLGVLAGLGTLATAAFFREPKRVPPQRDGLAIAAADGVVSLIEKASPPPELGLPELPRTRVSVFLSVFDVHVQRAPASGKVERVAYRPGKFVSADLDKASEDNERNSLLLRTDDGHELVVVQIAGLVARRILCQVGEGDRVEAGSTYGLIRFGSRVDTYLPPGSRVLVSKGQRTIGGETPLAELGA, encoded by the coding sequence ATGAGCTCCAACTCGCTCGGCCATGCCGTGCGGCTTGCCCGCGAAACCCTCCCGCCCATGCACCCGGCGGGGCGGCCGTTCGTACTCGGGGCTGCCGCCGCGACCCTCGTGCTGCGCCGCTACTCCCGTCCGCTCGGCGTGCTCGCCGGGCTCGGCACCCTCGCCACCGCCGCGTTCTTCCGCGAACCGAAGCGGGTGCCGCCGCAGCGCGACGGGCTGGCGATCGCCGCCGCCGACGGTGTCGTCTCGCTGATCGAGAAGGCGAGCCCGCCGCCGGAACTCGGCCTGCCCGAACTACCGCGGACGCGGGTGAGCGTGTTCCTTTCGGTGTTCGACGTGCATGTCCAGCGCGCTCCCGCTTCCGGCAAGGTCGAGCGCGTCGCCTACCGGCCGGGCAAGTTCGTCTCCGCGGACCTCGACAAGGCCAGCGAGGACAACGAGCGCAACTCGCTGCTGCTGCGTACCGACGACGGGCACGAGCTCGTCGTCGTGCAGATCGCGGGTCTTGTGGCACGGCGTATCCTCTGCCAGGTCGGTGAGGGCGACCGGGTCGAGGCCGGTTCGACCTACGGCCTCATCCGGTTCGGCTCACGGGTGGACACCTACCTTCCGCCCGGCAGCCGGGTGCTGGTCAGCAAGGGCCAGCGCACCATCGGTGGCGAGACCCCACTCGCCGAGCTAGGAGCCTGA
- the pssA gene encoding CDP-diacylglycerol--serine O-phosphatidyltransferase has product MARTTPGVRLLPNAITVLALCAGLSAVQFALVGQHVLAIGAIGVAAVLDSLDGRIARLLDATSKMGAELDSLSDAISFGVAPALVLYIWLAEAGRLGWVAALIFAVCMVLRLARFNTLLDDAEQPPYANEFFVGVPAPAGGLLALLPVIVTLQFGEGWWSSQAAVWLWTVAVAGLLISRIPTLSLKKLRAPAKAVAPLLVGVGLVAAAIIQYPLIALIAALLLYLVHIPYSLRRYRWLAKHPEAWDVPPRERRAIRRARSQRRLGLRRPQFRRVAGAARRAVLRPRAAQHVPRVYPPEVTAPPSRVSTRGPRRRNWRRIGLRRSD; this is encoded by the coding sequence ATGGCCCGGACCACCCCCGGCGTCCGGTTGCTGCCGAACGCGATCACCGTGCTCGCGCTCTGCGCGGGCCTTTCCGCCGTCCAGTTCGCGCTCGTCGGCCAGCATGTGCTGGCGATCGGCGCCATCGGGGTCGCGGCGGTGCTGGACAGCCTCGACGGCAGAATCGCGCGGCTGCTCGACGCCACCTCCAAGATGGGCGCGGAACTGGACTCGCTCTCCGACGCCATCTCCTTCGGCGTCGCACCCGCGCTCGTGCTCTACATCTGGCTGGCCGAAGCGGGCAGACTCGGCTGGGTCGCCGCGCTCATCTTCGCGGTGTGCATGGTGCTGCGGCTCGCCCGGTTCAACACACTGCTCGACGACGCCGAGCAGCCGCCGTACGCGAACGAGTTCTTCGTCGGCGTGCCTGCTCCGGCAGGCGGGCTGCTCGCGCTGCTGCCGGTGATCGTCACGCTGCAGTTCGGCGAAGGCTGGTGGTCCTCGCAGGCGGCGGTGTGGCTGTGGACCGTCGCGGTGGCGGGCCTGCTGATCAGCCGCATCCCCACGCTGTCGCTGAAGAAGCTGCGTGCCCCTGCCAAGGCCGTCGCGCCGCTGCTGGTCGGCGTGGGCCTGGTGGCCGCGGCGATCATCCAGTACCCGCTGATCGCGCTCATCGCCGCGCTGCTGCTGTACCTGGTGCACATCCCGTACTCGTTGCGCCGGTATCGCTGGCTGGCCAAGCACCCCGAGGCGTGGGACGTGCCGCCGAGGGAACGCAGGGCCATCAGACGCGCGCGAAGCCAGCGCAGACTCGGCCTTCGCAGGCCGCAGTTCCGCCGGGTGGCTGGCGCGGCAAGGCGGGCCGTGCTGCGGCCGCGCGCTGCCCAGCACGTGCCAAGGGTGTACCCGCCGGAGGTCACCGCGCCGCCGTCCCGCGTGAGCACCAGGGGGCCCAGGCGCAGGAACTGGCGGCGAATCGGCCTGCGCCGAAGCGACTGA
- a CDS encoding AAA family ATPase, with protein MTAQLTLTVRHTPSALDSRRGVVRLHREVLDALGLRAWDAVRLTGARISAALAAPSHDGGSPGVALLDDVTMANLGVTEGAEVVVAPCEVAAARSVTVSGSRLARLSLSGHTLRLALIGKVLTVGDAVSLLPQDLAPPPGADTSAVRGQLSRAIGATWTSELLTVTGTDPAGPVAVGQSTVVSWRDEVTRDDGADPATQPPAARAEATPTAVGAQQDAAEQPPPLADLAGAREAARRLREWLDLAFHRPDLLARLGTSQRLGVLLSGPEGVGKATLVRAVARAEDVTVVTLAAPTLAVLEPHAAADRLTEAVRRAEAAEPAALLLITDIDAALPASQPPPVATVLLEELRAALGRPGLAVVATSAHPESVDPRLRSLDLLDRELTLALPDTGTRTELLRILLRDTPVEPGIDLGAVAEKAPGFVAADLVALRRDAALRAALRHRDGESDPRIRQQDLLDALESVRPISMSSSDTLATGGLSLDDVGDMAEVKQSLTETVLWPLRYPDSFARLGVAPPRGVLIYGPPGNGKTFLVRALAGTGALNVFAVKGAELMDKWVGESERAVRELFRRAAEAAPSLIFLDEVDALAPRRGQSADSGVADRVVAALLTELDGVEPVRDVVVLGATNRPELVDPALLRPGRLERLVYVPPPDAAARAAILRASARNTPLAPDVDLGQLASTLDGYSAADCAALIREAALTAMRESLEAAEVSAAHLAKARDAVRPSLDPQQLATLEAYASTRR; from the coding sequence GTGACCGCGCAGCTGACGCTCACCGTCCGCCACACCCCCTCCGCACTCGACTCCAGACGCGGGGTCGTCCGGCTGCATCGAGAGGTGCTCGACGCGCTGGGGCTGCGCGCCTGGGACGCGGTGCGGCTGACCGGCGCCAGGATCAGCGCCGCGCTCGCCGCCCCCTCGCACGACGGCGGTTCTCCGGGCGTGGCGCTGCTGGACGACGTCACCATGGCGAACCTCGGTGTCACGGAGGGCGCGGAGGTGGTCGTCGCACCGTGTGAGGTGGCGGCTGCCCGCTCGGTCACCGTGTCCGGTTCCCGGCTGGCCAGGCTGTCGCTGAGCGGGCACACGCTGCGGTTGGCGCTCATCGGCAAGGTCCTCACCGTCGGCGACGCGGTGTCGCTGCTGCCGCAGGACCTCGCCCCGCCGCCAGGCGCTGACACCTCCGCCGTGCGCGGTCAACTTTCCCGGGCCATCGGCGCCACCTGGACCAGCGAACTGCTCACCGTCACCGGCACCGACCCCGCTGGTCCCGTGGCCGTCGGGCAGTCCACAGTGGTCAGCTGGCGGGACGAGGTGACGCGGGACGACGGGGCCGACCCGGCCACGCAGCCGCCCGCCGCACGGGCCGAAGCGACACCCACGGCGGTGGGAGCGCAGCAGGACGCGGCCGAGCAGCCACCGCCACTGGCCGACCTCGCCGGGGCACGGGAAGCGGCGCGGCGCCTTCGCGAGTGGCTCGACCTGGCCTTCCACCGTCCCGACCTGCTGGCCAGGCTCGGCACCTCGCAGCGGCTCGGCGTGCTGCTGTCCGGACCGGAAGGGGTGGGAAAGGCCACGCTCGTCCGCGCGGTCGCGCGTGCCGAGGACGTCACGGTCGTGACGCTGGCGGCACCGACGCTTGCCGTGCTGGAGCCCCACGCCGCGGCCGACCGGCTCACCGAAGCCGTGCGGCGAGCAGAGGCCGCCGAGCCCGCCGCCTTGCTGCTGATCACCGACATCGACGCGGCACTGCCCGCGAGTCAGCCGCCGCCGGTCGCCACGGTGCTGCTGGAGGAGTTGCGAGCGGCGCTGGGACGTCCCGGCCTCGCGGTGGTGGCCACGAGCGCACACCCGGAGTCGGTGGACCCCCGGCTGCGGTCGCTGGACCTGCTCGACCGCGAACTGACACTCGCGTTGCCCGACACCGGGACGCGCACCGAACTGCTGCGGATCCTGCTGCGCGACACCCCCGTCGAGCCTGGTATCGACCTGGGTGCGGTCGCGGAGAAGGCGCCCGGGTTCGTGGCCGCCGACCTGGTGGCCCTACGGCGCGACGCCGCCCTGCGAGCCGCGCTGCGGCACCGCGACGGTGAGTCCGACCCTCGTATCCGCCAGCAGGACCTGCTCGACGCGCTCGAATCGGTCCGGCCCATCTCGATGTCCTCATCGGACACCCTGGCCACCGGAGGGTTGTCGCTCGACGATGTGGGGGACATGGCGGAGGTCAAGCAGTCGCTGACCGAGACCGTGCTGTGGCCGCTTCGCTATCCCGACTCGTTCGCGCGACTCGGTGTCGCACCCCCGCGAGGCGTGCTGATCTACGGACCACCCGGTAACGGGAAGACTTTCCTGGTGCGTGCCCTCGCTGGCACCGGCGCGTTGAACGTGTTCGCGGTCAAGGGCGCGGAACTGATGGACAAGTGGGTCGGCGAGTCGGAGCGTGCGGTGCGGGAACTGTTCCGCAGAGCTGCCGAGGCGGCGCCGTCACTGATCTTTCTGGACGAAGTGGACGCGCTCGCGCCCCGCAGGGGGCAGTCCGCGGACTCCGGTGTCGCCGATCGGGTTGTGGCGGCGTTGCTGACCGAATTGGACGGGGTGGAGCCGGTACGCGACGTCGTCGTGCTCGGGGCGACGAACCGCCCGGAACTGGTCGACCCGGCGCTGCTACGGCCGGGCAGGTTGGAGCGCCTGGTGTACGTGCCGCCCCCGGACGCTGCCGCGCGCGCGGCCATCCTGCGGGCGAGCGCCAGGAACACCCCGCTTGCCCCGGACGTGGATCTCGGCCAGCTTGCCTCCACCTTGGACGGCTACTCCGCCGCCGACTGCGCCGCACTGATCCGGGAGGCGGCGCTGACCGCCATGCGGGAGTCGCTGGAAGCGGCGGAGGTGTCGGCCGCGCACCTGGCGAAGGCGAGGGACGCGGTGCGCCCTTCACTGGACCCGCAGCAACTGGCCACGCTGGAGGCGTACGCCAGTACCCGCCGCTGA
- a CDS encoding LytR C-terminal domain-containing protein has product MSIFDGLSRPVRAAGLGLLAVAVVAAVIGGVTLVVGDDDPGETAGEATSQAQPTPTGASPDSPSQSPAPSSEGESTGKPSAPATSSSPTAAPPGGGDKGGDDEASTRDIPVRVYNNSTVHGLASRAGDDLRSAGWKVVETGNYSGGIIPTTTVYYREGTDEKAAATVLASQFGIRAEPRFRGIADSSPGLIVIVTRDYDGAANVK; this is encoded by the coding sequence ATGAGCATCTTCGACGGGTTGTCCCGGCCGGTACGGGCTGCCGGTCTCGGCCTGCTCGCTGTCGCGGTGGTCGCCGCCGTCATCGGTGGGGTGACACTCGTGGTCGGCGATGACGACCCGGGCGAAACCGCGGGGGAAGCCACCTCGCAGGCGCAGCCGACGCCCACAGGTGCGTCGCCGGACTCGCCGAGCCAGTCACCGGCCCCTTCCTCGGAAGGTGAGTCGACCGGCAAGCCGTCCGCACCCGCCACGTCCAGTTCGCCGACCGCCGCGCCGCCCGGTGGTGGCGACAAGGGTGGCGACGACGAGGCCTCCACCCGCGACATCCCCGTTCGGGTCTACAACAACAGCACCGTCCACGGTCTTGCTTCCCGCGCGGGCGACGACCTGCGGTCGGCGGGCTGGAAGGTCGTCGAGACCGGCAACTACTCGGGCGGCATCATCCCGACCACCACGGTGTACTACCGCGAAGGTACCGACGAGAAGGCTGCCGCGACCGTGCTGGCCAGCCAGTTCGGTATCAGGGCGGAGCCGCGGTTCCGTGGGATCGCGGACTCGTCGCCGGGGCTGATCGTCATCGTGACCAGGGACTACGACGGCGCGGCCAACGTCAAGTAG
- a CDS encoding DUF3263 domain-containing protein: protein MDAAESMASAGQPPPPARPADGLSQREQDVLAFERQWWRYAGAKEQAIRQAFGMSPTRYYQILNRLIDKQEAMRADPMLVKRLRKLRAARQRNRAARRLGIELP, encoded by the coding sequence ATGGACGCCGCGGAGTCGATGGCCTCGGCAGGCCAGCCGCCCCCGCCCGCCCGACCCGCTGACGGGCTCTCGCAACGGGAGCAGGACGTGCTCGCCTTCGAGCGCCAATGGTGGCGGTACGCGGGTGCCAAGGAGCAGGCCATCCGACAGGCGTTCGGAATGTCGCCCACCCGCTACTACCAGATCTTGAATCGGCTCATCGACAAGCAGGAAGCCATGCGTGCGGACCCGATGCTGGTGAAGCGGCTCAGGAAGCTGCGTGCCGCCAGGCAGCGCAACCGCGCGGCACGGCGGTTGGGGATTGAACTGCCATGA
- a CDS encoding peptide deformylase — MTVHAIRIAGDPVLHTPTREVDKFDGELATLVDDMFETMYAAEGVGLAANQIGVDLRLFVYDCPDDEGVRHKGVVVNPRLETSQIPETMPDPDDDWEGCLSVPGESFPTGRADWAKVTGYDIEGRPIEVAGTGYFARCLQHETDHLDGYLYLDRLVGRHARAAKKMLKANNWGVPGNSWLPEG, encoded by the coding sequence GTGACCGTGCACGCCATCCGTATCGCGGGCGACCCCGTCCTGCACACGCCCACCCGCGAGGTGGACAAGTTCGACGGCGAGCTCGCCACGCTCGTCGACGACATGTTCGAGACGATGTACGCCGCTGAAGGGGTCGGTCTCGCCGCCAACCAGATCGGCGTCGACCTGCGACTGTTCGTCTACGACTGCCCTGACGACGAGGGGGTCCGGCACAAGGGCGTCGTCGTCAACCCGAGGCTGGAGACCTCGCAGATTCCCGAGACGATGCCCGATCCCGACGACGACTGGGAGGGCTGCCTCTCGGTACCCGGCGAGTCGTTCCCGACGGGTCGCGCCGATTGGGCCAAGGTCACCGGCTACGACATCGAGGGTAGGCCGATCGAGGTAGCGGGTACCGGCTACTTCGCACGTTGCCTGCAGCACGAGACCGATCACCTCGACGGCTACCTCTACCTCGACCGGCTGGTCGGACGCCACGCCCGCGCCGCGAAGAAGA